The sequence GCGATACTGCGGACAGTGAGAAGCTTCGTTTTCTGCATTCTATCTGCTGAGGACAGCAAGTCAGCACCTCAGACCTTCCTGGAAGGCTTAGAGCAGGAGCTCCGACATTGAGATCCAGAAACGTGCTGGGCAGGGTGTAGGAGGGTCGAGGTGCTGGGTAATTGGGCTTTACACAGCACGCTTACTGAGAGTCGGGGCAGGTTTCGTGGACGCAGGTCCTAATCATGCCGCTCTGTGCATACTTAGGGCGGGACTGTGAGCATCACCTGGATGCCGCTGAGCGCCGGTGTCATCTTGTGAGTGCCTGTGGTTTGGGAGTGGGCACATGGTGGGAGAAAGTACTGATGGGTGTGTGTAGAGTGTGACTGAAGTGAGAGCGAGGATTGCACTCCGCTGGACTCTTCAGCACCATCAAGCTTGGCGGGCTTTCTAGCAGAGGACTGAACTGCAGTAGACGCGGGTGCAGGGCTGGAATCACAGGTCACTGGAGCATCTTGGCAAACAGCAGCCGGAAGCAAGGGGCAGCTGGGCAAATGGTTCGAGAAGGAGGCTGAACTTTAGGTGATGaatggcgggggagggggcgtggggcTAGAGGCTCGCTTGGAAGCTTTTAGCCTTGCACTTCCCTGCTCAGGCCCAGCAGGGCATCCAGCCCCTCCTTAACCCACCTGATGGACCAACCAGCACGACTCCAGGCAGCTGCACAGGGTGCTGATTGGGAAGATGGATTGCGATCCCACAGAATCCCCTATGAACTTCCCTGGTAAGCACTTCTAGATCCCTACCTGGGCAGATAACAGGTACATACTTACTACTGATAACATTCCTTCAAGATGAGAATATGATCCCCATTTCAAAGATAAGTATACTGAGGCACTAGAAGTTACTAGCCCACGATGTTTCCACCTGGAAAAGGCACAGCTGCAACAGAGTTCCAGTGTGACAAAGTTCTTGGTCCTCTGTGTCTGATACCCACAAACCCTGCCCTCCTGTGCGTGATTCCAGCTGCCTTAATCAGACCCCCTCCTTGGGCACAGAATCATCAACTCTACTGTGCATTAACCCTTGAAGCTGTACTTGCACGGAGGTCTGCGGTCAGACCTAGGGGAGACAGGGTTCCTTGTAATGCTGGACTCTGCCCGACAAGATCGCACAGCTGGGGATGGAGTGGGACACGTGCGTGTTCAAAACCCGCGAAACCGAACGGGTGAAGTTAACCATGACGTCAAAGTGTCCTCAAATTCCTATTCACTTTTCGTGTGTTTTTCGTTGGTCCTCACCAACCCCCCCAcgtccccctcccgcccccgccaTCAATGACCTCAATGCAAATACAAGTGGGGTGGTCCTTCTGGATGCTCCAGGTTCTGGACGCAAGTGATGACACAATCCTTCTGGGGCTCACATCCTTCCCCTCATTGGTTGCCCAGAGCTCCTGGACCACCCCAGACCCAGAGCAGCAGGAATAAGAGCAGCTGCTGGTGTTGGGAGGCATCAGACGCACTGCCACTCCTGCCACAGTGCCATCGCCCGAAGCCAAAGCTACTGCCACTGCTCCCTCCTCTGCTCCAAGCCACCTGCTTCCTGCTGCCAGGTAAGCCCGGAGATTCCTGCTCAgctgggattttgtttttctctctctgccctctcttccttctctctctccattacTTTTTCTTAGCTGATCTCTTCCAGTCTCAGAGGCTCTGTCCACTTCTGTCGAGGTCATTTCACACAACCTGCATTACTCTGCAATGCATCCCAGGCTCCTTCCACAGGTAACACTGGATGGTCTCAGTTCACGCACTCCCTGCTTCACTCTCCCTGCGCTGAGGCGGGCTCCAGTTTCCTTTCCCGAAGCACACGTGCTTAGGTCAGTTTGGGATGCTGGAGCTCCCCTGGCACTGCAAGCAGATCTGGACGCAGGAATAGTTTTGTGCAGACGGTGCTCTCACGGATCACGTCTTGTGCCTAGCGGACCGCGGGAAATGCTTCGGAACCTGGGCCAGCGCAAGCCGGTGGCAAATAGGTGCAGTGCCTGAGGGGCAGGCAGCCATTAAACGCAAGCCCCTGTTGCGGGTTCTGGGAACTTTTTTCCCAGTTTAAGTCCTGGGTTCCAATTTGAGACCCTTCCAGCTTGATTCTTACAGGGCACTCTGTACCAAAGTGTGGAGAAGCTGAGCAGTAGAATGTGGTTCTTCAGTTTCTCAGGGATTCAACCGCAGAAATTTGTCCTCGGTAATCCCCTCCCCTCCATGTATGTGCAAAAGCCCGACACCAGGAGGACAGCTCTGGGTTGCACAGTGGGAAAAGCTGTGGTCACAGGTACTCGGACTCTGTCCTCCAGGAGTCCTGGCCAACAGGTTGTATGTGAGAGTGAGTGGAGTGATGGGGCGGGGGCTATGGACTAAGACCTTCTCACCCAGTTGTCCCACTAGGTTTCTTTGCTAAACCAAGCATGCTGCAGCCTTACTGGATCTTCCAGCAGTCCACCTGGCTGAGGAGGAAACGATGCTGAAGCGGAGTGATATGTCCAGCCTGAAGCCAGGACGCCAGGGAGTTAGGGGCAGAGGCAGGAGCAGAGCCTGGGTCTGTGGGCGCATGGAATTTGTTATTGCTCCAGATGCTGATGTTATTCTTCCCTTGCAGAGAGTCGTCATGGGTTTCTGGAAGTTCTCCCGCTTGGTCCTCAGCATCCTGGTCTTGTACCAGGCAGGCATGTTCCACTCAGCGCCACTCAGGTGAGACAGCCCTGCCAGGAGCGCTCCTACCTCCCCCTGTCCCTGGATCACAAAATTCTATGTTCTCAGTTGTGCTGTGCTGAATCTGGCTCTTGGTGGGGttgtgggtgtgtgggggggtggtaaTGTATGAATGTAAACATGTATATAAGTTTATCATGAACTGTTTATGAGGCAAAGATGTGTAGCACACAGTGTACAAACACACATAAGATATACAGTACTCGTTATTGTAAATTTCATATAACATTGCTTTTTACCACATATTTGTATCTTTAGCTAACCTATTTACTAATTTAACCACAATTTGAGAAATAGATTGCATCCTATCTGCTAACTACTTTGCCAATAAATTTGTTATTAAATCTGATATGTTACCTATATATCTAATTTCTCACCCTCACTCCAATTACATTAAAGTGAAATGATTTTCAGATTCAAACTatcattatcatttaatttttaataatggctgtatttaacAATAAGCTCATAAAAGTCTTGAAAATCTAACCATCAGCTTTCACAAGCCTATATGATCCACTTGGAGCAAACCACTTCTTTTAGGTCATACCAGAGCCTAAATCCTGGTGAAGCAGAATTTTTGGATGGATACTGACCTCATGCCCTGTCCATTGAGAGCTGGGGCAGCCACATCCTCAGGGGAAGTTGCAGAAACTAGGAAACCTGGCTGCTTATCCTGGGGAGGGGGTAGTCAGGGGCTCAAAGCCTGTATTGGGCTTGCTTCCCCTCCCTAGGTTGGCTTTTGATAGTCCGTTTGATCCTGCTACACTCAATGAGGAGGAATTGCGCCTCCTACTGGCTGCAATGGTGAATGACTATGAGCAGATGAGGGCCCGTCAGCTGGAGAAGGAGCAGAAGACCAAGCGCTCCAGGTGAgactccctgccccacccagcaCAGGGCATCCGCTCCCTCCTTCATGCCCAGGAAGGCATATCCCAGAGCCACCTTTGGGTTTTCTGACACCCCTGTAAATGTGTATGGGGAGTGATTGTGGCATTTTCCCTAATGGCCTATTATTTTCTGCTGTGATGACCGTTTCTAGCAGAAACACTTAAGGTTTATTGGTGCCTCTGAGAGCAGTAATTTTCCATGATGATCCTGTGGGGCAGCACCTGCACTCAAGCTCTCACTaacagaccttttctttttctctatcctGCAAATCAGCATCACTGCCCAGAAGAGAGCCTGCAACACTGCAACCTGCATGACCCATCGGCTGGCAGGCTTGCTGAGCAGATCTGGGAGCATGGTGAAGAGCAACTTGTTGCCCACCAAGATGGGCTTCAAAATCTTTGGTGGGCGTCGCAGGAACTTTTGGATCCGAGCAGCGAAATGATTCTAGGAAGAAGGTGACTGCTCTTTGTACTGTCAGGTGGGAGGATAAATGACTGGGTATTGCAGGGGTGCAGTCCACACTCTAACCCTCTGTGGGTTCATATGGGTGAAAAAATCCACAGGGGAAGGCACCCAAACCAGTGTCTGgagaaagaacagagagtcccaacAGCTGAAACCCCTAGAACTTGGAttcatttctctctgtttttccagTTTCTCCCTGTGCCACTGAGATCCTCCAGGAAATATAGAtcctatttatttaaaacacagttCCCTGGGTTATAATTGTGATTATCCTAGCATTTGAGTTTGAAAGGTAATTACCCTATCCTTTTGGAGCATACCCTACAGTGTCATATACATCTGAATTCAGAGTatagacttgggttcaaatcctgtgtCTGTCCTCTACTAATTATACAACATGGGCTagaccctctctgagcctcagcttccacatcTAACTTGATGGCAACAATAGTATCatcaatataaaaagtaattGGAATAATACATGACAAGAGCCTCTTAGCTAGTAAGTAAtagctgttacttttttttttctcctaggtCTCTATGAAGCTGAACTCTACTTCTTTTAATTTGCAATGAAAGCAACTTACAAAAAAAATAGCCTGGAAGACACCCATGTATGCATGTTTCTTGACattgaaaacattctttttttttgtttgaaataaaCTAAATGCAGAATAAAATCACTGCAGCTACCTAGTGTTCATcttttttatcaatatatttgaTTCTGTATTCAGTAAATATGATGCATATCTCACTGTCTTATCTGGTAGCAAATCTGGACCCTGTCAGGCAACCTGTTGGCTGCTCTGCTAAACCTCAGGGGCACATGAAATCGCTGCCTTGTGGGTGCCTGGGGATGCCTAGTAATGCTGAGCCTCAATGGAACTCTCTCTTTAAAGCAATGTTCTCATTTGTGCActtcatcaagataaaaaaaatgtattttcaatacACTTAAAAGGAGTGTTGCTGCTATTTATGCTGTTTTTCCTATGAGAACCTCAGGGACCCGTGACACTTTGTTGACCAGGCTGGCTCAAATGAGGCAATGATACCATGTTTGGGGTGGGTCCTCAGTATCCTCTATCCTCAGTGTCTAGTGAAACACCTTTACTGGAATTAGAACCCTCTGCATCTCAAAGAGacattcacatttcttttcagAGAGTGCCCTGGTCCCCAGCCCCAGAAGTTATCTGTTCTCTTCTCCTTGACTCAGGTTTGCCCTTACCCACCCCTGCCTTTCCTCCCAACAGCACCCCTTCAATACACCCCATAGTCTGAAAAGCCCGTTAGAACAACGGCTCACAGTTTGAAAGGGGATCACACACTGGCAGACCTAGAAAGATCATCAGATGCCATCTAATCCAACTTTTTACTCTCTGTTGCGCAGAGAAGAAAAGTGCGTTGCTCAGGTCCTGCAATAAGTTTAACAGAGACATTcctatatttaacaaataatcaTTGAGTGTCTGCTATATGCTTGACCCTATTTGAGCTCCAGGACCAGAGCAATGAACAGAACAGACAAAACCCTCTGCATTCATGGAGCGTATATTCTAACTGGGGGAGATTGAGGTGATACATGCTGTAGAATCGGAGATGCTTAGTATTAGAAGGAATCTGGGATATCATAGGATGTAAAGGCTTATTCGATATAGGAATTTCACAGCATCAACATCCCTGGCATCTATTGGAAATGCCGGTGACCAAATGCTGACTATAACTTCCAAGGTTACTGGGCAACCAGTTTTACTGGTGGACAGTCAGTTAAGTGGGATTCTTTAATTGGAAAAGTCATCCCCTTCTACTCActgactttattatttcctcagaAGCACACAGAATTATGACCCTTGCTTCCATTCAGTCTGTATTCAACACAGTAGCCCAACCTTAGCTGCAAAGGTAGATCAGACCATATCTCCCTTAGGTACAGAATACTCCACTGAGTCCCCATCTCACAGAGTAAACACCTGGGGCATTGCAATAGCTTACAAGGTCCAAGTtcatcttcccttcctctcctcttacCACCTCACACTGGCCTTCTTACTACCCCTCATTCTGTATTCACCAGCACCCACTCCCTCAAGTGTTTGTACCTGCTGGTACCTCTCTGCAGAATGCTCTTATCCCATGGCCCCACCTCCTCcagatatttattcaaatatcacCTACCCTGGCTAACCTTTCTGATACTGTCCCTCACCTGCCAACCCACCCTAAcccttctttgcttttttctttttacctctttgCTACTTACTACCTACTAtcatagaatatattttagttaatttgTCATGTGTATCCCATCCTATGTAAACAATGTTAAGTTCCACATAGATAGGAATATGGCTATTTTGTTAATTGCTGAATCCCCTACACACTGAAGAGTATGCCTGGCACAAGgcagcattcagtaaatatttattaaatgaggaGTTAAGTCTTCTTCTCTTTTGTGTTTGTAGTCAACTCTGGTTCCATCTGGGTCTGAGGTACTACATGATCTGAGCCATATCACGTCTCTGCTCTCTTGCAAAATAACCCATCGCTTGTTTCACTCCCAGATTCCTCAGggtctttccacttatttatttttaattatttttttgcttaaaatGCTGTTCCCCAAAAGTCTGCATGCCtgatttcctcccttcttttaGAACTCTGAGGAACCACCTCAGAGAAGATTTTCCTgaccaccatatacaaaagtacaTTCCTTCTCAGATTACTCTCTATCACCTGATTATTCAGCTTAATTTTTTATTCCTAGAACTTACCActatctaaaatattatatatttgtaattttttctttttttgtctgtgtcCTTCCACCAGCATGTAACTCTATGAGGGAAGTTACATGTATCCTTGGCTATATCCCTGGAACTTAGAAAATTCCATAGAACATGAtgggcgctcaataaatatttgttgagttaataAGTAAATTATGAAACCATGTAATGCTCGGATTTCGTTCTCTGAGTTCATCTGTAACCACTGACATATTTACAAGATATAAAGATCTCATATTTAAAATAgtctatagtttttgttttgattttcactttGACTCAAAAGGTAtataaaagagtattttaaaatttagaataacttttaaaactatgcttcatttattcagttcCAGGTTTTGCATTGAGGTTTGAGAAAGTAGTATCTATTAATTTTTGACTTGGGAAAttaattgagatttttctatGAGGCTTATTATATGATACTTTCCCATAAATgattaagagattaaaaaagattaaaagcagcCTTCCAGGTCAAGTCACTTCCATGCTACAGGAAAATAAGCTAGGCCCTTTATTTTCCAAGAATGAGAGGCCAGGAAAACCCCACGGACACGATATCCCATTCCTTCTTTCTGCCATAAACGCCTTTCTCATTCCTTGCCTAACCCAAAAATCCACTGATGCTGTGTCCTTGGTTCTAGGCTCTAATGGCAGTTGGCAGTCCCACCAAGGGATCAGGGAATCATACATCAAAGCTCCAGAAGCCTGACGCCTAAATAATGATCACATGTCTCTTGGAAGCACAGGCACATTAGAAAGTTTCTCCAAGTTCGAGCAGTGAAAAGTCCTGGGGCTCAAGTGCATCTTCCATGTGCTAACAATTCCCTATTGCCTGCCCAACCTGCATGCATCATTAAATACTGGatacaggttaaaaaaataaagtgggtttTTTCGGGTGGGCTTTAATGCAATCCTCACTTAATTAAAAGCCTTGTTGTTTGGTTATTGTCAAAGGGATCTAGTAGAAGTATCTAAGGGATGGGGCTCAAAGTCCAAGCACCAACTTCAGGATTTAACTGCATCCTAACCAATAACCTGTCAAGGCCTGGAGTTATGTGATGCAAAGCAGTCCGTTTCCCACCTCTACTGGAGTTTCACCAAATGTGACTCTCTATCACCTGATTATTCAGCTTAATTTTTTATTCCTAGAACTTACCActatctaaaatattatatatttattattttttctttttttgtctgtgtcCTTCCACCAGCATGTAACTCTATGAGGGAAGTTACATGTATCCTTGGCTATATCCTTGGAACTTAGAAAATTCCATAGAACatgataggtgctcaataaatatttgttgagttaataAGTAAATTATGAAACTATGTAATGCTCGGATTTCGTTCTCTGAGTTCATCTGTAACCACTGACATATTTACAAGATATAAAGATCTCATATTTAAAATAgtctatagtttttgttttgattttcactttGACTCAAAAGGTAtataaaagagtattttaaaatttagaataacttttaaaactatgcttcatttattcagttcCAGGTTTTGCATTGAGGTTTGAGAAAGTAGTATCTATTAATTTTTGACTTGGGAAAttaattgagatttttctatGAGGCTTATTATATGATACTTTCCCATAAATgattaagagattaaaaaagattaaaagcagcCTTCCAGGTCAAGTCACTTCCATGCTACAGGAAAATAAGCTAGGCCCTTTATTTTCCAAGAATGAGAGGCCAGGAAAACCCCACGGACACGATATCCCATTCCTTCTTTCTGCCATAAACGCCTTTCTCATTCCTTGCCTAACCCAAAAATCCACTGATGCTGTGTCCTTGGTTCTAGGCTCTAATGGCAGTTGGCAGTCCCACCAAGGGATCAGGGAATCATACATCAAAGCTCCAGAAGCCTGACGCCTAAATAATGATCACATGTCTCTTGGAAGCACAGGCACATTAGAAAGTTTCTCCAAGTTCGAGCAGTGAAAAGTCCTGGGGCTCAAGTGCATCTTCCATGTGCTAACAATTCCCTATTGCCTGCCCAACCTGCATGCATCATTAAATACTGGatacaggttaaaaaaataaagtgggtttTTTCGGGTGGGCTTTAATGCAATCCTCACTTAATTAAAAGCCTTGTTGTTTGGTTATTGTCAAAGGGTAGTAGAAGTATCTAAGGGATGGGGCTCAAAGTCCAAGCACCAACTTCAGGATTTAACTGCATCCTAACCAATAACCTGTCAAGGCCTGGAGTTATGTGATGCAAAGCAGTCCGTTTCCCACCTCTACTGGAGTTTCACCAAATGTGACAACAGTTCGCTCAATAGCCCCCCTTGCTCTGTAGCACATATGAACAGGAATATTGAAGAACACAACCTGGAAGTTG is a genomic window of Physeter macrocephalus isolate SW-GA chromosome 16, ASM283717v5, whole genome shotgun sequence containing:
- the LOC102979094 gene encoding calcitonin receptor-stimulating peptide 1-like; this encodes MGFWKFSRLVLSILVLYQAGMFHSAPLRLAFDSPFDPATLNEEELRLLLAAMVNDYEQMRARQLEKEQKTKRSSITAQKRACNTATCMTHRLAGLLSRSGSMVKSNLLPTKMGFKIFGGRRRNFWIRAAK